A portion of the Colius striatus isolate bColStr4 chromosome 1, bColStr4.1.hap1, whole genome shotgun sequence genome contains these proteins:
- the LDHB gene encoding L-lactate dehydrogenase B chain: MATVKDKLMSPVAAASTVPNNKITVVGVGQVGMACAISILGKDLCDELALVDVLEDKLKGEMMDLQHGSLFLHTHKIVADKDYAVTANSKIVVVTAGVRQQEGESRLNLVQRNVNVFKFIIPQVVKYSPNCIILVVSNPVDILTYVTWKLSGLPKHRVIGSGCNLDTARFRYLLAERLGIHPTSCHGWILGEHGDSSVAVWSGVNVAGVSLQELNPAMGTDKDSENWKEVHKQVVESAYEVIKLKGYTNWAIGLSVADLCETMLKNLCRVHSVSTLVKGMYGVENDVFLSLPAVLSASGLTNVINQKLKDDEVTQLKKSADTLWNIQKDLKDL; the protein is encoded by the exons ATGGCTACTGTCAAGGACAAGCTGATGTCCCCCGTTGCTGCAGCAAGCACGGTCCCGAACAACAAGATAACTGTCGTGGGGGTTGGACAGGTTGGGATGGCCTGTGCTATCAGCATCCTTGGAAAG gATCTTTGTGATGAGCTTGCTCTGGTTGATGTTTTGGAAGACAAACTCAAAGGAGAAATGATGGATCTGCAGCATGGGAGCTTGTTCCTTCACACTCACAAGATTGTGGCAGACAAAG ACTATGCTGTGACAGCCAACTCAAAGATTGTGGTAGTAACTGCGGGAGTTCGTCAGCAAGAGGGGGAGAGTCGTCTCAACTTGGTTCAGAGGAATGTGAATGTCTTCAAATTCATCATTCCTCAGGTTGTCAAATACAGCCCGAACTGCATCATCCTAGTGGTTTCTAACCCAG tggatATATTAACCTATGTCACATGGAAGCTGAGTGGCCTGCCAAAACATCGTGTGATTGGAAGTGGCTGCAATCTAGACACAGCTAGATTTCGCTATCTGCTGGCAGAGAGACTTGGTATCCACCCAACTAGCTGCCATGGCTGGATCTTGGGAGAACATGGTGATTCTAGTG TGGCTGTTTGGAGCGGAGTTAATGTGGCAGGTGTTTCTCTGCAGGAACTGAATCCTGCCATGGGAACTGACAAAGATAGTGAGAACTGGAAGGAAGTCCACAAGCAAGTGGTTGAAAG tGCCTATGAGGTAATCAAACTTAAGGGATACACAAACTGGGCTATTGGCCTTAGTGTTGCGGACCTCTGCGAGACCATGCTGAAGAACTTGTGCCGAGTTCATTCAGTCTCAACACTGGTAAAG GGCATGTATGGTGTTGAGAATGATGTCTTTCTGAGCCTTCCTGCTGTCCTAAGTGCCTCTGGATTGACAAATGTCATCAACCAAAAGCTGAAGGATGATGAGGTGACTCAACTGAAGAAGAGTGCAGATACACTGTGGAACATCCAGAAAGATCTCAAAGATCTGTAA